The region GGGCCTTACCCAATACAACAGGGTCCTCGGCTTCAAGATGGGATGGGTTGGCGACAAGAGAGAGCTGCACGCGCTTACCGGAGGGAGTGGGGCGCTCAAAGTTCATACCCAAGTGGTACTTAACATCACCGGAGCCCTCATCGGAGGGCTCGGTCGAACCGGCGAATTCACTGAAAATAGACTCGTTGGGCTTCCTGACAACATTGGACAGAACGTTGAGACGACCACGGTGAGGCATACCGATGACAATGTCCTTGATGCCGTAGTCGACGCTACGGTCGATCAAAGCCTTCATACCGGGAACAAGGGTCTCGCAACCCTCAAGACCGAAACGCTTGTCATTGGGGAACTTGGTAGCGAGGAAAGTCTCGAAACTGGAACTCCAGATCAGACGGTCGAGAATGCGGCGCTTGTCATCCACAGAGTACTTGTAGGCCTCGGGAACTTCAAAGCGATCACGGATCCAGTCGCAAGGCTTGCGGTCGGGAATGTGAATATATTCCACACCATATGAGCCACAGTAGATCTTCTCGCAAGCACCAATGATCTCACGGAGAGACATCTTCTTGCGGTCTCCGCTGGCGAAACGGGGCAGGATACCAGGGCCAAGATCGAACTCCTCGTCCAAATCGCGCTCGGTAAAGCCGTAGTGgtcaagctcaagctccttggGTTTGCTGTAACCAAaggcctcggcctcgccaCGGATACCCAGAGGATCAATCTTAGCCTTGTGGTGACCACGAGCCTGGTAAGCGCGAACAAGCAACTGGACCTTCAAGTGTTTCGTGACGTCGGTACCGGCGGAGAGGCCgataccagcaccaggcATTTGCTGGTGAACGCCACCGGTGGGTGTAGGGACAAGTGTAGGAGGGGGCTGGAAGGCCTGCGAGATGGGCATCTTACCCTCCTCCATGTTGCGGAAATACGTCTGCCACGAGATGTGGACGCTGGAAGGGTCGTCTTTCCATGCGACGTACATCTCATCGATATAGTTCGCGGTGTTTCCCTGAAGGAAGGAGTCGCTGGCGGCCTATGGGCGATGAAACAATACAAGTTAGCCAGGTATCACAATTAATTTACAATGAATATGGACTTACCACACCAGAATCCTCAGCGGAGGCATAATATCTCCTGCCAACAAGGGCTAGAGGTCGTCGGGTGGCCAAGCTGAATTTTGAGCTTGAGTCGGCACGTCTAACAGTAGAAGCGAGAGACATTGACCGTCTACATGAAGAGCAGGCAGAGCCGCGCAGCATGTTGCCGCCggtcgccttcatcgcggTAGAACGAAACATTGCGGGATTTTTTCGGTGCTCGAAGAGCTCTCACTAAACCGGGTAAGAAGCTAGGAACTTTTATGACGTGTACGGTCGCGTAAGATGCAACGTGTAGTAAACGAGAAAGAGCAGTATAGAATAGAGGATAGTGACAGTCGAAATCTATGAAGTCACTGGAAAACACAGGTCAGCAGGCAGGTAACATTTGCATGAGGCATATTTGGCACGGataaagggaaaaaaagcaCGGGAGTGACGGACAACTTGACCAGTTAAAACAGGTGTCGACTAAAATTGCCGCAGCACCTGTGTAGAAACGGTACTCATCAGAGAGAGCTGAACACTCTCTGACAACAACTGAACAGGTTTGAAGGGGATATGTCAGGGGGAAAGATGATCGCAACCaagaaagaggaagcagaagcaaaGATGGAAATACCGGGAGTTGTGACGGTCAACCGGCTAAGGGAGTGGAAGGCTGTTCCAGTAACAAATACTACCAAATCACTGGCTGAGACTGATTGGCACGCCCCAGATGACTCAGCATGAGGTAGCAGCCAGACAGCCATTCACGGCCCGAACGTTCCCGCCGTACCGGTTGGTAGGGACAAGGTCATATCCGATCTTCCGCATGGCACTCCTATCAATGTTCTAGAGAATTGTCAGAACCCTTAATACCAGTACTTTCTGGAGTAGCATTTAGATATGCTATCACACATTCTCAACCTTCGTACTAAGAAAACATAACAGGACTACGGCCCATAACCTCACCTCCTTTTCTATCACCCTTGACTTGGTCGGGCTATGCCTCGGGTATAACAGATCTAGACCACGGCCAGTTGGGGGAAGCACTATTTTATGGCCCCAAGACAAATCAGCAATTTAAACGTCTCAGTGCTTCTTCCTGCGACCAAGTCTTTAGAACTTGTTAGATAATGCAAAGCACCGAGAGAGATATTTGGTAGGATAGTAACCCATGGGAAGTAAGAATTATGATTATATGGTTCATATGCAAAGATAGATTACACAATCCAAAATGCCAACAAATCCCAGCCAAACCCTTTCAGTCGTCGAGTCATATACAAAACGCTAATCTTCAAAAAAATGGTAAacaaaaaaaatatatacgAGCAAATAGATATCAAAACGGGTTGTGGTTAACTTTGCGCCTCTCCTTCTGCGGTCGTCGGTCGTTCCATTCGTTGCTGAGGAATGGGGTATGACCATGGTCCTTTGTCGGAGTCTCGGATAGGGGAGTCAATAGGCCCCCCAAGGAAGTCTGGAGGAAAGGTATGCACAGTCGGGCTCACGTCAGATAAAGCAAAACTAGCCCTATTTGACGCagaaggttgttgaggaggagggctggcgctgcggctgcggagGCTACCATTGCTTCCGCCCCAGGCATCACGTCGGAGCTTCATAAGTGCGCTTAAGGACATCTCATCTTCAAGGCTGTTCAGATCGACTAACTGAGCAAGCCCAGGACTTGATACGGATTGATTAGAGTGGGCGACTCCATGGGCATTGACTGAGATGATCGAATTGCGAGTACTCCACTCACTACGCTCCGTGATGGGCGTTAGGCTGGGTTCTCGGAACTTCCCACGGCCACTGTGGGTGCGAGAGATACCTTCAGGGCCCCGGGGCCCAAAATATCCCCCGTTGGTAAGTTCTGAGCCATCTGTATAGGCTTGTGGGTAGAAACCAAACTCATGCCCGTAAaagccctcgtcgtcgtttTCTAAGGCTTCGGCGTTGGCAGCCGCGATTATCGGATCATCATAGAGCAGGTCGTCATTATCATCGTAATTAAAGTCTTCGAATACTTCATCAAAGGATGCGGGGTCCATTGCTTGGCTGACACGGCTCTCATCTGATACGAGTCCCGGTTGGGAGTCAGCCGTCTGAGCACTTTCTTGGGCCATGGATCGTTCGCTGACGCTCGTGGTATGCCCAAGTCGGCCTTTTGCAGCAGATTGGTTTGCCGCATCTGCTAGTGCGTTATGGAAGGCCTCCAGATTATGCTCAGACAAAACGCTGCTATGAGAGTTCACAAGTTCCTGGTTTGGCATGTTACCGGCGACGCTACCATATCTCCTAGGGGCGAATCCTTGATGATGCTCGCTCGCTGTGCTCGGAGCATGTTTCAAGCTATAGCCCGAGTCTGGTTGTGCTTCAGAATCACCAGTGTGAGGCTGGGCAGATGCTGTAGGTTGTTTCCGTTCATATAAATGGCTTGTCGGGTCATCGAAGATGGACTCGTCGAATTGTTCCCCGGGAGCTTTGGCGTCCAGTTCACCGAATTCTCTATCATCAAAATAcaggtcgtcatcgtcctcatccgGTATTGGCTGCAGCGGAGCCCCTGGTAAATCCGTGGAAGTAGGTTGTTTTCGATCATATAGATGGCTGGTTGGGTCATCAAATACAGACTCGTCAAACTTATCCCCAGCGGCTTCGGCATCCAGTTCACCAAATTCACCATCGTCAAAATATagatcgtcatcgtcctcgtcagGTATGGATTGCAAGGGGACACCAGACAGGTCCGTCGACTCCCGTAAAAATGTCTTGGACTGCAACGGAACACTGGAGAAGTCTGTGGACTCGCGTAGAAAGGTCTTTGACGACTCAGAGATATCATCAGCTGGTGTAGAATCATTTGGCGTAGAATCGTCCGGTGGAGGTGGTTCCTTTGAATGGTCAGGCTCGTCCTGTTTGACAGGTGGGATATGAACATCTTCAAGGGTCGACA is a window of Aspergillus puulaauensis MK2 DNA, chromosome 4, nearly complete sequence DNA encoding:
- a CDS encoding uncharacterized protein (COG:S;~EggNog:ENOG410PHUE) encodes the protein MVFSYWSRRRSNLSPVQTPQPTKVPATSGPLQLPLITDSFLNLDGEKTTISTSTIDAPSSSTALPAAVPSSEDHTRPGSSPEERDKEPLTLTFQSNHSQPSLPPDTPDHPYGSSSKPGSPFQSSKGPLNTPAVDSQTKRSTSPGMAPSGHRRFRTSPDESPGDKVPASQKEHRFEARTSRRPVDRDVQPVEHVPQKSGKTMLHLLNPMSLLAKRRSHQVAGLRVEDHNKGSKSLVPAIPDDFDPRIRGNIVHDFSAPRPRRQLSTAPAPKQEQISPQGVPAVTQHEYTGDDARVRSSEPKSPYSPLSDNMKRHSDHSPVFKEHFEDDKRALQVENKAYLQSSLLTDASNRDRDPHSIPVFARNLPSSITDLDKRPPDEQPQPTPEVESRAEDDTNKVEDSDTFEVDLPQQLSGLPKHFKSNASRFSFDMNGVGSSTQEKLLEEKHKEKEAARKAEARLNGEFSDAEDDFDNEMFDDLDGLEEEIPGVNVDADEGDEFKDFSAPGNIWNKSWLAPNLSPVVASPVQPEMSTLEDVHIPPVKQDEPDHSKEPPPPDDSTPNDSTPADDISESSKTFLRESTDFSSVPLQSKTFLRESTDLSGVPLQSIPDEDDDDLYFDDGEFGELDAEAAGDKFDESVFDDPTSHLYDRKQPTSTDLPGAPLQPIPDEDDDDLYFDDREFGELDAKAPGEQFDESIFDDPTSHLYERKQPTASAQPHTGDSEAQPDSGYSLKHAPSTASEHHQGFAPRRYGSVAGNMPNQELVNSHSSVLSEHNLEAFHNALADAANQSAAKGRLGHTTSVSERSMAQESAQTADSQPGLVSDESRVSQAMDPASFDEVFEDFNYDDNDDLLYDDPIIAAANAEALENDDEGFYGHEFGFYPQAYTDGSELTNGGYFGPRGPEGISRTHSGRGKFREPSLTPITERSEWSTRNSIISVNAHGVAHSNQSVSSPGLAQLVDLNSLEDEMSLSALMKLRRDAWGGSNGSLRSRSASPPPQQPSASNRASFALSDVSPTVHTFPPDFLGGPIDSPIRDSDKGPWSYPIPQQRMERPTTAEGEAQS